In the Candidatus Cloacimonas acidaminovorans str. Evry genome, one interval contains:
- a CDS encoding helix-turn-helix domain-containing protein, with protein sequence MNTYMENKKIIGSQDVKTYRLQMVQDALKYGIKPCARQYQTTVKTVRKWVKRYQQYKEDGLNDLSRKKTHCLIKIDKETELQIIKCRKDHPGWGARRIKEVLELNFSHVSIHRVIKDAGLILPKRKKYKKRKDMQEVRKQKKVFSRLQIDIKYLTDIPEFEIWRWEHHFPLYLISARDYKTGAIYLAYSYEKSSTATALFINYLLSSLQNYGINPQTIIIQTDNGKEFINPTDRKVTLFEKIVKEKYQETHFLIPYRRPTWNSDVESFHNIIEEEFFILRKTE encoded by the coding sequence ATGAATACCTATATGGAAAACAAAAAAATTATTGGTAGTCAGGATGTCAAGACTTATCGTCTGCAGATGGTTCAAGATGCGCTAAAATATGGAATTAAACCCTGCGCTCGCCAGTATCAGACAACGGTTAAAACAGTACGTAAATGGGTAAAGCGATACCAACAATATAAGGAGGATGGTTTGAATGATCTTTCCCGTAAAAAAACACACTGTCTAATCAAGATTGATAAAGAAACAGAACTGCAGATTATTAAATGTCGCAAAGATCACCCAGGTTGGGGTGCGAGAAGAATCAAAGAAGTCCTGGAACTCAACTTCTCGCATGTCTCTATCCATAGAGTAATCAAAGATGCTGGTCTGATTTTGCCGAAAAGAAAAAAATATAAGAAACGCAAAGATATGCAGGAAGTCCGAAAACAAAAGAAAGTATTTAGCCGGCTCCAAATAGATATAAAATATCTAACCGATATTCCTGAATTCGAAATCTGGAGATGGGAACATCATTTCCCTCTATATCTTATCTCTGCCAGGGACTATAAAACCGGTGCTATCTATCTTGCTTATAGCTACGAAAAATCATCTACGGCTACAGCTCTGTTTATCAACTACTTGCTCTCTTCTCTTCAAAACTATGGCATAAATCCTCAAACTATTATTATCCAAACTGATAATGGAAAAGAATTCATTAATCCTACTGACCGAAAAGTAACTTTATTTGAAAAAATAGTAAAGGAAAAATATCAGGAAACTCATTTTCTTATCCCCTACCGAAGACCTACCTGGAATAGTGATGTGGAGTCCTTTCATAACATTATTGAAGAAGAATTCTTTATCTTAAGAAAAACCGAATAA
- a CDS encoding sigma-54-dependent Fis family transcriptional regulator, with amino-acid sequence MAENITQQLDAYITNKIALSKAMGYLSDSAKSHLIEIVGKSGSGKSHFVQPLMESVEDIYAKRIYFSPHPLMLNHFSELMQVITEVTEEDLYGYYREFRENIGSVNKYDFFFYITERLNEMELFQPFLLVIDDCDIYDNYTRDYLQYLVQYLPDTGIQIVVFTQTRLFPFAELDNIPTLGVEECQWLLQLTFPETDFTGSSESEIFQKITSGNLMIIEKVLKEMKSQKPKGKFNLGPYLEKTFDAEQIYYETLETLSSSQKEILTAMYVLDGFDASALAKALGNPKNIKTDLVTLYNLNLISKPEKGLSIQKKKAFSEWLNNNLKEFKGTLLNQLMEYLQKEKKHPQILVSLQMLNKKYNSALFGKVTSELYQINDSASVLRLEEYVLAHTKSPADKLASTQRIAEAYSALNQKDKAIDHFRQALHISTENNIPAEQIVYKLASDLYAVNSSAFALEIIKQYSPATIDPYWKVKILLLKADIQTESEAFNEAFNTLDIASHSSNSITNQQQRHSVQAEAKKIRGKIHYYINEWEQAEEVFNEAETLYSLAKDHSGLAAIYNNLGVLYMCQGFWEKSETYFLKSLALEKQYFNLNGISVCYNNLGGLMDDKGDPAKSLYYLEEALKIQKLLAEPYNITNIYNNIGVTLMDHGDYDRAEDALKKSLDMANEFGFQRNTIATLNNLGGLYFKKGDWAESISYYEKAIKLSQESGFNEGLLRSFNNLGEVYEKQDELNLAYDLYIKGLELLPAVSDDYIKAELYGNLGSVFTKLHKFKDAYRYLVESLDFFKNIAARDKIIEGYLKQAYYFILTRNIESADYYLAEAQKLAIEQNLPFEIGRSLYLRALLERKNLESAKNYLNEAIKHFVEAGSNYELSLANYELAGVLLDMEEWEQAMEILKNNRKIIERYGSIKLLEQNDILMQKISREYSSQMEEVKFEENLLNQFYEITQNLNTITDLDVLIEQSLSSLVEIANADGGMLLLHPNPSLPDAWEYRIYHNFSPEDKYHDQFQNICYEVYQNNKLENIKQPHFAPSYNNILALPLSIRKNTMGVVLLFCKSGSKYFSERIINLLSALSNQIIVIIENILSANLEKSHNIIREQLSSNNIYSNIIGKSPEMMKIFEIIEKVKDTPTTVLLEGPSGTGKELIARALHYSSNRRNKAFVAQYCGALPETLLESELFGHVKGSFTGAAYDKKGLFEIADGGTFFLDEISDISQSTQSKLLRFLQEGEIKRVGATKTEKVDVRVVCATNTPLMERVKSGEFRLDLYYRLNVIRIDVPPLKNRTGDIPLLAIHFLDKYNKRMNKNVMGFTAEAMKVLEQYDWPGNVRQLENEIERAVTLAEPNTFIKPSDFSEEVYRHIEYSKTIAMLSGKKNLKDAIEELERKLISQSLEKFQWNQTQAAKELGLSRQGLIKKMQRYNLYREED; translated from the coding sequence ATGGCAGAGAACATAACCCAACAGCTGGATGCATATATAACAAACAAGATAGCGCTTTCCAAGGCAATGGGTTACTTAAGTGACAGTGCAAAGAGTCATCTAATTGAAATAGTAGGCAAATCGGGTTCTGGTAAAAGTCATTTTGTTCAGCCCTTAATGGAAAGTGTGGAAGATATATATGCGAAGCGGATATATTTTTCCCCTCATCCCCTTATGTTAAATCATTTTTCAGAGCTTATGCAGGTGATTACAGAGGTAACGGAAGAAGACCTGTATGGTTATTATCGGGAATTTCGTGAAAATATAGGTTCCGTAAATAAATACGATTTTTTCTTTTATATTACGGAGCGTTTAAACGAGATGGAACTGTTTCAGCCATTTCTGCTGGTGATTGATGATTGTGATATTTATGATAATTATACCCGTGATTATTTACAATATCTGGTTCAATATTTACCGGATACGGGAATTCAGATAGTAGTTTTTACGCAAACGCGTTTATTTCCCTTTGCGGAATTGGACAATATACCCACATTAGGAGTGGAGGAATGTCAGTGGCTTTTACAATTAACCTTTCCGGAGACGGATTTTACAGGTAGCAGTGAAAGCGAAATATTTCAGAAAATAACTTCCGGCAACCTGATGATCATAGAAAAGGTCTTGAAGGAGATGAAGAGCCAAAAGCCAAAGGGGAAGTTTAATTTGGGACCTTATCTGGAAAAGACCTTTGATGCTGAACAGATTTATTATGAAACGCTGGAAACCCTTAGTTCCTCACAGAAAGAAATTCTAACTGCGATGTATGTATTGGATGGATTTGATGCCAGTGCCTTAGCCAAAGCTTTGGGCAATCCCAAAAATATAAAGACGGATTTGGTTACTTTATATAATTTGAATTTGATTTCCAAACCGGAAAAGGGATTGTCCATTCAAAAGAAGAAGGCATTTTCGGAATGGCTGAATAACAATTTGAAGGAGTTCAAAGGCACTTTATTGAATCAGCTGATGGAATATTTGCAAAAGGAGAAAAAGCATCCCCAGATTTTGGTTTCTCTGCAGATGTTAAATAAAAAATACAATTCCGCTCTCTTTGGTAAAGTAACTTCCGAGCTATATCAGATCAACGATTCCGCAAGTGTGTTAAGGTTAGAAGAATATGTTTTGGCGCATACCAAAAGTCCCGCGGACAAATTAGCCAGCACGCAAAGAATTGCTGAAGCATATTCAGCGCTAAATCAGAAAGACAAAGCGATAGATCATTTTCGTCAGGCATTGCATATTTCTACGGAAAACAATATTCCTGCAGAGCAAATCGTTTATAAACTTGCTAGTGATCTCTATGCCGTAAATTCATCCGCTTTTGCTTTGGAAATTATCAAACAGTATTCTCCGGCTACGATAGACCCCTATTGGAAAGTAAAAATTCTCCTGTTAAAAGCTGATATTCAAACGGAAAGTGAGGCATTTAATGAGGCATTCAACACTTTGGATATTGCCAGCCACTCTTCAAACAGCATAACTAATCAGCAACAAAGACACAGCGTTCAAGCCGAAGCCAAAAAAATACGCGGGAAAATACACTATTACATAAATGAATGGGAACAGGCGGAAGAGGTCTTCAACGAAGCTGAAACGCTTTATTCTCTTGCCAAAGATCACAGCGGTTTAGCTGCTATCTATAACAATTTGGGTGTTTTGTATATGTGTCAGGGTTTTTGGGAAAAGAGCGAGACCTATTTTCTGAAAAGTTTGGCGCTGGAAAAACAATATTTTAACCTGAATGGCATTTCGGTATGTTATAATAACTTAGGCGGTTTAATGGATGATAAAGGTGATCCGGCAAAATCACTTTATTACCTGGAAGAGGCACTTAAAATACAGAAACTTCTGGCTGAACCCTATAATATCACTAATATCTATAATAATATAGGTGTTACGCTAATGGACCACGGTGACTATGACAGGGCTGAAGATGCCTTAAAAAAGTCGCTGGATATGGCTAATGAATTTGGTTTTCAGCGTAATACGATTGCCACCTTAAATAATCTGGGCGGTTTATATTTCAAGAAAGGTGACTGGGCAGAATCCATTTCTTACTATGAAAAAGCCATTAAACTTTCTCAGGAAAGCGGTTTTAACGAAGGTCTATTGCGCAGTTTTAATAACTTGGGCGAGGTTTATGAAAAACAGGATGAACTGAACCTGGCTTATGATCTTTATATTAAAGGTCTGGAATTGCTTCCTGCCGTTTCGGATGATTATATTAAGGCAGAATTGTATGGCAATCTGGGAAGTGTTTTTACTAAGCTGCATAAATTTAAGGATGCCTATCGTTATCTGGTTGAAAGCTTGGATTTCTTTAAAAACATTGCTGCCCGGGATAAAATTATTGAGGGTTATCTGAAACAGGCATATTACTTTATCCTAACCCGCAATATTGAAAGTGCCGATTATTATCTGGCGGAAGCTCAAAAACTGGCTATTGAACAAAATCTGCCTTTTGAAATAGGGCGTTCTTTATATCTGCGTGCTTTGCTGGAAAGGAAAAATTTGGAATCCGCAAAGAATTATCTGAATGAGGCAATTAAACATTTTGTAGAAGCAGGTAGTAACTATGAACTTTCTTTAGCCAATTATGAACTTGCCGGTGTGCTTTTGGATATGGAAGAATGGGAACAGGCAATGGAAATTTTGAAAAATAACCGCAAAATAATTGAAAGATACGGCTCTATTAAATTACTGGAACAAAATGACATCCTGATGCAAAAAATATCCCGTGAATATTCTTCGCAAATGGAAGAAGTAAAATTTGAAGAAAACCTGCTGAACCAGTTCTATGAAATTACCCAAAACCTGAATACGATAACCGATTTGGATGTGCTGATAGAACAATCCCTTTCCAGTTTAGTGGAAATTGCCAATGCCGATGGCGGAATGCTTTTACTGCATCCTAATCCGAGTTTGCCGGATGCCTGGGAATATAGAATTTATCATAATTTTTCTCCTGAAGATAAGTATCACGACCAATTTCAGAATATTTGTTATGAAGTGTATCAGAATAATAAGCTGGAAAACATTAAACAGCCGCATTTTGCTCCCAGTTATAATAATATTTTAGCTCTGCCTCTTTCCATTCGTAAAAATACTATGGGAGTCGTTTTGCTCTTTTGTAAAAGCGGTTCCAAATATTTTTCCGAAAGGATTATCAATTTGCTTTCCGCTCTTTCCAATCAAATTATCGTAATTATAGAAAACATCCTCAGTGCCAATCTGGAAAAAAGCCATAATATTATCCGCGAACAGCTTAGCTCCAATAATATCTATTCCAATATAATAGGTAAAAGCCCGGAGATGATGAAGATTTTTGAGATTATTGAAAAGGTGAAAGATACTCCTACTACAGTGCTTTTAGAAGGTCCCAGCGGAACAGGTAAAGAATTGATAGCCAGGGCATTACACTATAGCAGTAACAGAAGAAATAAGGCATTTGTAGCTCAATATTGCGGTGCCTTGCCCGAGACCTTACTGGAAAGCGAACTTTTTGGTCATGTAAAGGGTTCTTTTACAGGTGCTGCTTATGATAAAAAGGGTTTATTTGAAATAGCTGATGGTGGAACTTTCTTTCTGGATGAAATTTCCGATATCAGCCAGTCCACACAGTCCAAATTGCTGCGTTTTTTGCAGGAAGGAGAAATTAAAAGAGTTGGAGCTACAAAAACGGAAAAGGTTGATGTGCGAGTTGTTTGTGCTACCAATACGCCTTTAATGGAAAGAGTTAAAAGCGGGGAATTCCGTTTAGACCTCTATTACCGTTTAAATGTTATCAGAATTGATGTTCCGCCGCTGAAAAACAGAACGGGTGATATTCCTCTTTTGGCAATACACTTTCTGGATAAATACAATAAACGAATGAATAAAAATGTTATGGGATTTACAGCTGAAGCAATGAAGGTTTTGGAACAATATGACTGGCCTGGAAATGTCCGTCAGCTGGAAAATGAAATTGAAAGAGCGGTAACTTTGGCTGAACCCAATACTTTCATTAAGCCCAGTGATTTTAGTGAAGAAGTTTACCGTCATATTGAATACAGCAAAACAATCGCTATGCTTTCGGGAAAGAAAAACTTAAAGGATGCCATAGAAGAACTGGAACGCAAATTGATTTCTCAATCCCTGGAAAAATTTCAGTGGAATCAAACCCAGGCAGCTAAAGAATTGGGGCTTTCGCGTCAGGGCTTAATTAAAAAGATGCAGCGTTATAATCTTTACCGCGAAGAGGATTAA
- a CDS encoding helicase C-terminal domain-containing protein, which yields MESINNEVKNTENFNNLPLEQLEFVAIDIETTGLNSEWDEIIQIAGMRFKGEEVVNQFVSLVKPKGKVPKFIEHLTHISPQELKTAPPIKEVLKDFCNFIGDSILVGHNIGFDFNFLNQFIVDNGGFPISNMHWDTAEIGRIYLPFTTDHKLSTLVSFFGIELMNAHQADADALATGKLFNALTNYILNHYGYMLNARLMDLAMQANLKSGLYEYIKWIVRQQRSSALSGKKTVPVVNELNNVIEHIAAGSIKSIPEVFAEDGIFASKFPNFEFRSGQMTMAEEVADAFSKQDFLVVEAGTGVGKSFAYLVPAIDFSNRNKSKVIVSTNTKNLQEQLFFKDLPQLKKILPLPFQAVLVKGRENYICERRWQELLQEQTRGITSYDAYGLLNLLVWKEHTNTGDVSENSSFDKNRFGVLWHKICSDRYLCGGRKCPLFQSCYVMKLRKNIETASIVVANHSLLLADAQMDNSTLGEYQYLVIDEAHNLMSAASKNLGFTLSYVDLNSLFNQLVYTSRKYSGGFLSQIIQTLQKSMLTTDQKTHIETLCTKLTGEIDSQRQVITKLFSLAEDHCVEAKSYNKLRIKDINAFEDIYTLLKELSLAFKDIMKDLTALDNVFSTLNSNQVKDLDVLKDNLKGYLSRYMETEEIILQLLNPDLDNYALWIENDPNSERNVPISTFCYAPVEVGEHLNRLLYQNIPCIIFTSATLSIRGSFKFFLNQSGLSLVTEKNVRQSIVESPFDYDKQSLLLIGSFLPEYKDKFFQSQALGCLEQILTTTNVGTMALFTSYKDLDAVYDHLSDTLFHLNRPFFAQGKGVSRNSLLDEFKKSKNAVLLGTSSFWEGVDIQGDSLSLLILYKIPFQVPSEPLVEALIDKLERENKDSFMHLMLPNALLRLRQGFGRLIRSKTDRGVVLIMDSRVSKKKYGIYFKQILPGRCIELKDEQHLISEIGKFFNPLPANI from the coding sequence GTGGAAAGTATAAACAACGAAGTAAAAAACACGGAGAATTTTAACAACCTGCCTTTGGAGCAATTGGAATTTGTAGCTATAGATATTGAAACCACCGGCTTAAATTCGGAATGGGATGAAATTATTCAGATAGCTGGTATGCGCTTTAAAGGTGAAGAAGTTGTTAATCAGTTTGTCAGTTTGGTTAAGCCCAAAGGGAAAGTGCCCAAGTTTATTGAGCATTTAACTCATATTTCGCCTCAGGAACTAAAAACGGCACCTCCTATAAAAGAGGTACTGAAGGATTTTTGTAATTTTATTGGCGATAGCATTTTGGTGGGACATAATATTGGATTTGATTTTAACTTTCTCAATCAATTTATCGTGGATAATGGGGGTTTCCCGATCAGCAATATGCATTGGGATACAGCAGAAATAGGGCGTATTTATTTACCTTTTACAACTGACCATAAATTAAGTACCCTGGTTTCTTTTTTCGGAATTGAACTAATGAATGCTCATCAGGCAGATGCAGATGCCCTGGCAACAGGAAAGCTCTTTAATGCCTTAACCAATTATATTTTAAATCATTATGGCTATATGCTTAATGCCCGGTTAATGGATTTAGCAATGCAGGCAAATCTGAAAAGCGGATTGTATGAATATATCAAATGGATTGTGAGACAACAGCGTTCATCAGCTCTTTCCGGTAAAAAAACGGTTCCTGTAGTCAATGAACTGAACAATGTTATTGAGCATATTGCTGCAGGTTCCATAAAAAGCATTCCTGAGGTCTTTGCTGAAGATGGAATTTTTGCCTCCAAATTTCCCAATTTTGAATTTCGTTCCGGACAAATGACTATGGCAGAAGAGGTTGCCGATGCTTTTAGCAAACAGGATTTTTTGGTGGTAGAAGCAGGAACGGGAGTAGGAAAATCCTTTGCTTATCTGGTTCCGGCAATTGATTTCAGTAACCGGAATAAGAGCAAAGTAATTGTTTCTACCAATACTAAAAATCTGCAGGAACAGCTTTTCTTCAAGGATTTACCGCAACTGAAAAAAATATTGCCCCTGCCTTTCCAAGCCGTATTAGTTAAAGGTAGGGAAAATTATATCTGCGAAAGAAGGTGGCAGGAACTTTTACAGGAACAAACCAGAGGCATAACTTCTTACGATGCGTATGGTCTACTGAATCTTCTTGTTTGGAAAGAACATACGAATACAGGGGATGTTTCCGAAAATTCTTCTTTTGATAAAAACCGCTTTGGTGTTTTATGGCATAAGATATGTTCCGATCGCTACTTGTGCGGAGGCAGAAAGTGTCCCTTGTTCCAAAGCTGTTATGTAATGAAATTGCGCAAGAATATAGAGACGGCATCTATTGTAGTTGCCAATCATTCCTTGCTTCTGGCAGATGCTCAAATGGATAATTCCACTTTAGGTGAATATCAATATCTGGTAATTGATGAAGCGCATAATCTGATGTCCGCTGCTTCCAAAAATCTGGGTTTTACTTTAAGTTATGTTGACCTCAACAGCTTATTTAATCAGCTTGTTTATACTTCCAGGAAATATTCCGGGGGCTTTCTTTCCCAAATTATTCAGACACTGCAGAAAAGTATGTTAACTACTGACCAAAAGACGCATATAGAAACCCTTTGCACCAAACTGACAGGGGAAATTGACAGTCAGAGGCAGGTGATAACAAAGCTTTTCAGTTTAGCGGAAGACCATTGTGTTGAAGCAAAAAGCTATAATAAATTGCGGATAAAGGACATCAATGCTTTTGAAGATATCTATACCCTTCTGAAGGAATTATCTCTTGCTTTCAAGGATATTATGAAAGACCTTACTGCCCTGGATAATGTTTTCAGCACTTTAAACAGCAATCAAGTGAAGGATTTGGATGTTCTGAAAGATAATTTGAAGGGTTATTTATCCCGCTATATGGAAACGGAAGAGATAATTTTACAACTTCTTAATCCCGATTTGGATAATTATGCTTTATGGATTGAAAACGATCCTAATTCGGAACGCAATGTTCCTATCAGCACTTTTTGTTATGCACCTGTGGAAGTTGGAGAACATCTTAACCGTTTGCTTTATCAAAATATCCCCTGTATTATTTTCACTTCTGCTACTTTATCTATCAGGGGTTCCTTCAAGTTTTTCCTCAATCAATCGGGCTTGAGTTTGGTTACGGAAAAGAATGTTAGGCAGAGTATTGTTGAATCACCTTTTGATTATGATAAGCAGTCCTTATTGTTAATTGGCAGTTTTCTTCCTGAGTATAAGGATAAATTCTTCCAAAGTCAGGCATTGGGTTGTTTGGAACAAATATTGACTACTACGAATGTAGGAACGATGGCACTTTTTACTTCCTATAAGGACTTGGATGCTGTTTACGATCATCTTAGCGATACCCTTTTTCATCTCAATCGTCCATTTTTTGCTCAGGGTAAGGGTGTAAGCAGAAATTCCCTTCTGGATGAATTCAAGAAGAGTAAAAATGCCGTGTTATTGGGAACTTCTTCTTTTTGGGAAGGGGTGGATATTCAAGGGGATTCACTTTCTCTATTGATTTTATACAAAATTCCTTTTCAAGTGCCTTCCGAGCCATTGGTAGAGGCACTTATAGATAAACTGGAACGGGAAAATAAGGATTCCTTTATGCATCTGATGTTGCCCAATGCTTTATTACGTTTAAGACAAGGTTTTGGACGCTTAATCCGCAGTAAAACAGACCGGGGAGTAGTTCTTATTATGGATTCCCGTGTTTCCAAAAAGAAATATGGCATTTACTTTAAACAAATACTACCAGGACGCTGTATTGAATTGAAAGACGAACAACATCTCATTTCTGAAATCGGTAAATTTTTTAATCCCTTACCTGCCAATATTTGA